GCGCCGACCTGGTGGGTCACCGCCGTGGTGCGGCAGCGCGCGACCGGCAAGCAGGTGGCCACCGACCAGGTCCAGCAGCCGACCGCGGCCCAGCTCGGTGCGATCGGGGTCCGGCTGCTGCAGCCCTACGTCCAGGAGGCCGACTACAAGATCAACCCGCGGTACGGCGTGTGGGATCCGGTCGGGATGAACCTCGCGCCGAACAGCGCCGAGCTCGCCGGTGTCGTCCTGCCGGTGCAGGGCGCCATCCCGGCACGGCCATGACCGGCCCGGTCGTCGTGCTCGTCCGGGGGGACGCGATTCCCGCGGCGGCGCTGCCCTTGCTGCGCTCCCCGGCCGCTTGCGCGGCGGCGGACGTCGATGCCGAGTGGCTCGGCCTGCCGCCGGTCGCGACGATGGCTGCCGGGCAGGATCTCGTGCTCGTGGCCGCCTCCCGTGCCGAGCCTGGCGCGGCGGAGCTGATCAAAGCCGGTGCGCGGGTGATCGAGGCGCCGATGCCGCCGCTCGTCGAAGCCGTCGAGGTGATGGACCGGCTGCGCTCGCCCGGCGGTTGCCCGTGGGACGCCGCGCAGACGCACGATTCCCTGCGGCAGTACCTGGTCGAGGAGACCTACGAACTGCTCGACGCGATCGAGGAGAACGATCGCGAGGCGCTGCGCGAGGAACTCGGCGACGTCCTGCTCCAGGTGCTCTTCCACGCCAGGGTGGCCGCCGAGGACGCGCGCGATCCGTTCACTGTGGACGATGTGGCGCGGGCACTGGTGACCAAGCTCGTCAGTCGCCATCCGCACGTGTTCGCCGACGCGGACCGCATGTCCAGCGCGGCTGGGCAGGAAGTGCAGTGGGAAGAGCTGAAGCAGGCCGAGAAACAACGTAAGTCCATTGTGGACGGCGTGGCGCTCGGCCAGCCCGCGGTCGCGCTCGCCGGCAAGCTGGGGCAGCGCAGCGGGCGCGCGGGTGTGCCCCTCGACCTGTTCCCCGGCGGTACCGAGGCCGCCGCGCAGCTCTTCCGCGTCGCCGCAACCGCCCGGCGGGCCGGGGTGGATCCGGAAGGTGAGCTGCGCGCGGTCGCCAAGCAGTTCGCGCAGGACATCCGGGCCGCCGAGGCCGCCGCCCGCGCGAACGGGGTCGAACCGGCGACGCTGGAGGCCGAGGGCTGGCGTCGGTTCTGGCCGTCCGTCTGAGGTGAACCGGGCGTTCTCTCGGCGAAGCCGGGTCGGCGTCCACCCATTCGGCTGAGTTGTGAGGCAGCCCACTCCCGGATGAGAACCGATTTCCGGATCTTGGCGTCTTGCCTGGTGTGAAGCACAAGCCCGCCCCGGAGCCGGACGAGGAACAGCTCGTCCGGCGCACTGCGCGGGGTGATCGTGCGGCGTTCGAGGAGTTCTACCGCCGCACCTCGCCCTGGCTCGCGGTCCGACTGCGCCGCCGCTGCAGCGACGAGCAGATCGTCGCCGAGGTCATGCAGGAGACCTATCTGGCCGTGTGGCGTGCCGCGGGGTCGCTCGCCGGTTCCGCGACCGGCGGCTCCGCCGTGGGCTGGGTGTGGACGATCGCGGCGCGGCGGCTGGTCGACGCCTTCCGCCGCCGCGCGCACCACGCCCAGCCGCCTGCCGCCGCGTACACCGCGGTGGTCGCGCCCGCCGCCGAAGAGGAGGCGCTGGCCGATTCGGTCGGCGATTCCGTCGGCGATGCGCTTCGCACGCTCGCGCCCGAGCTGCGTCAGGTGCTCCAGGCCATGGTTCTGGACGGATTGTCGGTCCGGGAGACCGCGGTCCTGCTGGGGCTGCCGGAGGGCACGGTGAAGACCCGGGCACGCCGTGCCCGGATCACGATGCGGGAGGCGCTGTCGTGAACGAGATCGCCATCCCCCCGCTCCGCGAAGGAGGTCCTGCTGTGAACCACGTGCCCGATCGGATGCTTGCCGAATACCTGGCCGGCGGTGCGCTGCCGGGCGATCAGGAGTGGGCGATGGAAGCGCATCTGGAGACGTGCGCGCAGTGCCGCGCCCGGCTCTCGGGCGCGCCCACCATGGCCGAGTCCGGCCTTCTCGACGCCGTGTGGGCCGGTCTGGAGCCGCGGCTGGCCGGGCAACCGGCCCCGCGATGCCACCGGGTGCGGGCCTGGTTGCATCGCTGGGCGACCCCGGCGATGGTGCCCTGGCTCGCGATGGTCGCGGTGGTCCTGGCGATCACCGTGATCCTGGACCGGATGGGCGACGGCAGTCGTTCGCTGCTGCAGCTGTTCGCGCCGGTACTGCCGGTGTTCGGGGTGGCCGCGGCGTGGTCGCGGGGACTCGACCCGGCCTACGAGCTGACCGCCGGCTCGCCGCGCGCCGGGCTCGAACTGGTGCTGCGGCGCAGCGCCGCGGTGCTGCTGCCGTTGGTGGCGATCCTGCTGCCGGCCGGCTGGTTCACCGGTGCGAACCTCGGGCTGGTGCTCCTGCCCGCGCTCGGTTTCAGCACCGGCACGCTCGCCCTCGGCTCGCTCATCGGAGTCGGCTGGGCGGCTTCGATCCTGAGCGGGGTGTGGCTGGGTGCGCTGGTGGTGCCGGCGATGAGCATGGACGACTCGGTCGCGCTGGAGCCCGCCGCGCTGCCCTACTGGATCGCGCTCGTCGTGCTGACCGCCGGTTTCGTGGTGTTCCGCAAGGACACCTTCATGCGGCTTGCCGCAACTCGTTGAGATAGAGGAGAAACAGATGCGGGCCATGGATGCCGCGGAGGTCGCCCCGGCGACGTATGCCTGGGAAATCCAGGCAGAAGGCCTGAAAGTGCGGGTCGGGCGCAAACGGCTGGCGGTCGACGGGCTGGATCTTTCGCTCGGGATCGGGGTGCACGGGCTGCTCGGCCCCAACGGCGCGGGCAAGACCACGCTGATCCGGGCGCTGGCCACGGTGCTGCGCCCGGAGGCGGGCCGGCTGGCCCTGTTCGGTCAGGAGGTGGGCAGGCTCGACCAGCGGGCGATGCGCCGCCGGATCGGCTATCTGCCGCAGGCATTCGGCTACTA
This Amycolatopsis sulphurea DNA region includes the following protein-coding sequences:
- a CDS encoding RNA polymerase sigma factor, yielding MKHKPAPEPDEEQLVRRTARGDRAAFEEFYRRTSPWLAVRLRRRCSDEQIVAEVMQETYLAVWRAAGSLAGSATGGSAVGWVWTIAARRLVDAFRRRAHHAQPPAAAYTAVVAPAAEEEALADSVGDSVGDALRTLAPELRQVLQAMVLDGLSVRETAVLLGLPEGTVKTRARRARITMREALS
- a CDS encoding zf-HC2 domain-containing protein encodes the protein MNHVPDRMLAEYLAGGALPGDQEWAMEAHLETCAQCRARLSGAPTMAESGLLDAVWAGLEPRLAGQPAPRCHRVRAWLHRWATPAMVPWLAMVAVVLAITVILDRMGDGSRSLLQLFAPVLPVFGVAAAWSRGLDPAYELTAGSPRAGLELVLRRSAAVLLPLVAILLPAGWFTGANLGLVLLPALGFSTGTLALGSLIGVGWAASILSGVWLGALVVPAMSMDDSVALEPAALPYWIALVVLTAGFVVFRKDTFMRLAATR
- a CDS encoding MazG family protein, translated to MTGPVVVLVRGDAIPAAALPLLRSPAACAAADVDAEWLGLPPVATMAAGQDLVLVAASRAEPGAAELIKAGARVIEAPMPPLVEAVEVMDRLRSPGGCPWDAAQTHDSLRQYLVEETYELLDAIEENDREALREELGDVLLQVLFHARVAAEDARDPFTVDDVARALVTKLVSRHPHVFADADRMSSAAGQEVQWEELKQAEKQRKSIVDGVALGQPAVALAGKLGQRSGRAGVPLDLFPGGTEAAAQLFRVAATARRAGVDPEGELRAVAKQFAQDIRAAEAAARANGVEPATLEAEGWRRFWPSV